In Gossypium hirsutum isolate 1008001.06 chromosome D06, Gossypium_hirsutum_v2.1, whole genome shotgun sequence, one genomic interval encodes:
- the LOC107944685 gene encoding uncharacterized protein isoform X6 translates to MAEQGFQEQSTIRSSYRARDASPDSVIFTPESNFSLFSSASASVDRCSFASDAHDHDSLASELSLHLAGHERGDQNESLSGPDSNTNKANAVLNHSRFSRKGEKVKVEKDENDTVHVKDENQLIDSARNSFSLATKASSPRLGTMKKSSVSTRKSGAFPSPGTPNYHHHNNLSAGMQKGSSSERVPLHNNGVKRQGNVAGMLPCNNGRTLPSKWENAERWILSPGDSGVKQSVMHPQRRPKSKSGPLGPPGAAYNSLYSPSMYIFDGGNMGNFMAGSPFSAGIISANGLVAHSRSHGGGFAVRTEPCMARSVSVHGCSEVVSPPSLPSQDENLDMVKDAATDISRTVSRRDMATQMSPQGSTCSSTKESASFSLSTPSPLPIMELQSIHASKSEVRDVQIDERVTMTRWSKKHRAGNTAKSSEIVDDWRKKAADTRTPTWDVTETAKCVSTYEREEAKITAWENLQKAKAEAAIRKLEMKLEKKRSSSMDKIMNKLRSAQRRAQEMRSSMLSNQSHQVTRTSRKAIPFHGTSLTDCFTCLTF, encoded by the exons atggcgGAGCAAGGGTTTCAAGAACAAAGCACCATTAGATCAAGTTATAGAGCTCGGGATGCGAGTCCCGACTCAGTTATATTCACTCCGGAATCCAATTTCAGCCTCTTCTCTTCAGCTTCAGCTAGTGTCGATCGCTGTTCTTTCGCCTCCGATGCTCACGACCATGATTCTCTAGCTTCCGAACTCTCTTTA CATTTGGCAGGACATGAAAGAGGAGATCAAAATGAGAGTTTGAGTGGACCAGATTCAAATACAAACAAAGCTAACGCAGTCCTTAATCACAGTCGTTTCTCCAGAAAAGGAGAGAAAGTGAAAG TTGAAAAAGATGAAAACGATACAGTTCATGTAAAGGACGAAAATCAACTCATAGATTCAGCAAGAAACTCATTCTCTCTTGCTACTAAAG CTTCGTCTCCACGGTTGGGGACTATGAAGAAAAGCTCTGTTTCAACACGGAAATCGGGTGCCTTTCCTAGTCCCGGGACTCCCAATTATCATCATCACAATAACTTGAGTGCTGGGATGCAGAAGGGTTCGAGTTCTGAACGTGTACCATTGCACAACAATGGTGTAAAGAGGCAGGGGAATGTTGCTGGGATGTTGCCTTGTAACAATGGAAGGACTTTACCTTCAAAGTGGGAAAATGCTGAAAGGTGGATTCTTAGTCCAGGGGATAGTGGTGTGAAACAATCTGTCATGCATCCTCAAAGAAGACCGAAATCAAAGAGTGGTCCACTTGGTCCTCCTGGGGCTGCTTACAATTCTTTGTATTCGCCTTCGATGTACATCTTTGATGGGGGTAACATGGGGAATTTCATGGCTGGTTCTCCTTTTTCAGCCGGTATAATTTCAGCAAATGGTTTGGTAGCTCATTCTCGTAGCCATGGTGGTGGGTTTGCTGTTCGAACTGAGCCTTGCATGGCCCGTTCTGTTAGTGTGCATGGATGCTCTGAGGTCGTAAGTCCACCATCATTGCCTTCTCAAG ATGAAAATCTTGACATGGTCAAGGATGCAGCCACTGATATTTCTCGTACGGTTTCAAGAAGAGACATGGCAACCCAAATGAGCCCACAGGGTAGCACTTGCTCATCAACCAAAGAATCGGCTTCTTTCTCTCTCTCCACCCCGTCTCCTCTACCTATCATGGAACTGCAAAGCATCCATGCCTCTAAATCAGAAGTGAGAGATGTACAGATAGATGAAAGAGTCACCATGACTAGGTGGTCAAAGAAGCATAGAGCTGGAAACACTGCGAAGAGCTCAGAAATCGTTGATGATTGGAGAAAGAAAGCCGCTGACACTCGTACACCAACCTGGGATGTGACTGAGACAGCAAAGTGCGTTTCTAC ATACGAAAGAGAAGAAGCCAAAATCACTGCATGGGAGAATCTGCAGAAGGCAAAAGCTGAGGCAGCAATAAGGAAACTAGAG ATGAAGCTGGAAAAGAAGAGATCCTCGTCAATGGATAAGATAATGAATAAACTGAGATCAGCTCAGAGGAGAGCCCAAGAAATGAGAAGTTCGATGTTATCCAATCAGTCCCATCAAGTTACAAGGACCTCCCGTAAGGCTATACCGTTCCATGGAACCTCATTGACTGATTGCTTCACCTGCCTTACTTTCTAA
- the LOC107944685 gene encoding uncharacterized protein isoform X2 — translation MAEQGFQEQSTIRSSYRARDASPDSVIFTPESNFSLFSSASASVDRCSFASDAHDHDSLASELSLHLAGHERGDQNESLSGPDSNTNKANAVLNHSRFSRKGEKVKVEKDENDTVHVKDENQLIDSARNSFSLATKDCKDRKIRSEASRIPTSLDLNNVSASSPRLGTMKKSSVSTRKSGAFPSPGTPNYHHHNNLSAGMQKGSSSERVPLHNNGVKRQGNVAGMLPCNNGRTLPSKWENAERWILSPGDSGVKQSVMHPQRRPKSKSGPLGPPGAAYNSLYSPSMYIFDGGNMGNFMAGSPFSAGIISANGLVAHSRSHGGGFAVRTEPCMARSVSVHGCSEVVSPPSLPSQDENLDMVKDAATDISRTVSRRDMATQMSPQGSTCSSTKESASFSLSTPSPLPIMELQSIHASKSEVRDVQIDERVTMTRWSKKHRAGNTAKSSEIVDDWRKKAADTRTPTWDVTETAKCVSTYEREEAKITAWENLQKAKAEAAIRKLEMKLEKKRSSSMDKIMNKLRSAQRRAQEMRSSMLSNQSHQVTRTSRKAIPFHGTSLTDCFTCLTF, via the exons atggcgGAGCAAGGGTTTCAAGAACAAAGCACCATTAGATCAAGTTATAGAGCTCGGGATGCGAGTCCCGACTCAGTTATATTCACTCCGGAATCCAATTTCAGCCTCTTCTCTTCAGCTTCAGCTAGTGTCGATCGCTGTTCTTTCGCCTCCGATGCTCACGACCATGATTCTCTAGCTTCCGAACTCTCTTTA CATTTGGCAGGACATGAAAGAGGAGATCAAAATGAGAGTTTGAGTGGACCAGATTCAAATACAAACAAAGCTAACGCAGTCCTTAATCACAGTCGTTTCTCCAGAAAAGGAGAGAAAGTGAAAG TTGAAAAAGATGAAAACGATACAGTTCATGTAAAGGACGAAAATCAACTCATAGATTCAGCAAGAAACTCATTCTCTCTTGCTACTAAAG ATTGTAAGGATAGGAAGATTAGATCTGAAGCTTCACGAATACCCACTTCATTAGATCTAAATAATGTCTCAGCTTCGTCTCCACGGTTGGGGACTATGAAGAAAAGCTCTGTTTCAACACGGAAATCGGGTGCCTTTCCTAGTCCCGGGACTCCCAATTATCATCATCACAATAACTTGAGTGCTGGGATGCAGAAGGGTTCGAGTTCTGAACGTGTACCATTGCACAACAATGGTGTAAAGAGGCAGGGGAATGTTGCTGGGATGTTGCCTTGTAACAATGGAAGGACTTTACCTTCAAAGTGGGAAAATGCTGAAAGGTGGATTCTTAGTCCAGGGGATAGTGGTGTGAAACAATCTGTCATGCATCCTCAAAGAAGACCGAAATCAAAGAGTGGTCCACTTGGTCCTCCTGGGGCTGCTTACAATTCTTTGTATTCGCCTTCGATGTACATCTTTGATGGGGGTAACATGGGGAATTTCATGGCTGGTTCTCCTTTTTCAGCCGGTATAATTTCAGCAAATGGTTTGGTAGCTCATTCTCGTAGCCATGGTGGTGGGTTTGCTGTTCGAACTGAGCCTTGCATGGCCCGTTCTGTTAGTGTGCATGGATGCTCTGAGGTCGTAAGTCCACCATCATTGCCTTCTCAAG ATGAAAATCTTGACATGGTCAAGGATGCAGCCACTGATATTTCTCGTACGGTTTCAAGAAGAGACATGGCAACCCAAATGAGCCCACAGGGTAGCACTTGCTCATCAACCAAAGAATCGGCTTCTTTCTCTCTCTCCACCCCGTCTCCTCTACCTATCATGGAACTGCAAAGCATCCATGCCTCTAAATCAGAAGTGAGAGATGTACAGATAGATGAAAGAGTCACCATGACTAGGTGGTCAAAGAAGCATAGAGCTGGAAACACTGCGAAGAGCTCAGAAATCGTTGATGATTGGAGAAAGAAAGCCGCTGACACTCGTACACCAACCTGGGATGTGACTGAGACAGCAAAGTGCGTTTCTAC ATACGAAAGAGAAGAAGCCAAAATCACTGCATGGGAGAATCTGCAGAAGGCAAAAGCTGAGGCAGCAATAAGGAAACTAGAG ATGAAGCTGGAAAAGAAGAGATCCTCGTCAATGGATAAGATAATGAATAAACTGAGATCAGCTCAGAGGAGAGCCCAAGAAATGAGAAGTTCGATGTTATCCAATCAGTCCCATCAAGTTACAAGGACCTCCCGTAAGGCTATACCGTTCCATGGAACCTCATTGACTGATTGCTTCACCTGCCTTACTTTCTAA
- the LOC107944685 gene encoding uncharacterized protein isoform X8: MAEQGFQEQSTIRSSYRARDASPDSVIFTPESNFSLFSSASASVDRCSFASDAHDHDSLASELSLHLAGHERGDQNESLSGPDSNTNKANAVLNHSRFSRKGEKVKVEKDENDTVHVKDENQLIDSARNSFSLATKASSPRLGTMKKSSVSTRKSGAFPSPGTPNYHHHNNLSAGMQKGSSSERVPLHNNGVKRQGNVAGMLPCNNGRTLPSKWENAERWILSPGDSGVKQSVMHPQRRPKSKSGPLGPPGAAYNSLYSPSMYIFDGGNMGNFMAGSPFSAGIISANGLVAHSRSHGGGFAVRTEPCMARSVSVHGCSEVVSPPSLPSQDENLDMVKDAATDISRTVSRRDMATQMSPQGSTCSSTKESASFSLSTPSPLPIMELQSIHASKSEVRDVQIDERVTMTRWSKKHRAGNTAKSSEIVDDWRKKAADTRTPTWDVTETAKYEREEAKITAWENLQKAKAEAAIRKLEMKLEKKRSSSMDKIMNKLRSAQRRAQEMRSSMLSNQSHQVTRTSRKAIPFHGTSLTDCFTCLTF; the protein is encoded by the exons atggcgGAGCAAGGGTTTCAAGAACAAAGCACCATTAGATCAAGTTATAGAGCTCGGGATGCGAGTCCCGACTCAGTTATATTCACTCCGGAATCCAATTTCAGCCTCTTCTCTTCAGCTTCAGCTAGTGTCGATCGCTGTTCTTTCGCCTCCGATGCTCACGACCATGATTCTCTAGCTTCCGAACTCTCTTTA CATTTGGCAGGACATGAAAGAGGAGATCAAAATGAGAGTTTGAGTGGACCAGATTCAAATACAAACAAAGCTAACGCAGTCCTTAATCACAGTCGTTTCTCCAGAAAAGGAGAGAAAGTGAAAG TTGAAAAAGATGAAAACGATACAGTTCATGTAAAGGACGAAAATCAACTCATAGATTCAGCAAGAAACTCATTCTCTCTTGCTACTAAAG CTTCGTCTCCACGGTTGGGGACTATGAAGAAAAGCTCTGTTTCAACACGGAAATCGGGTGCCTTTCCTAGTCCCGGGACTCCCAATTATCATCATCACAATAACTTGAGTGCTGGGATGCAGAAGGGTTCGAGTTCTGAACGTGTACCATTGCACAACAATGGTGTAAAGAGGCAGGGGAATGTTGCTGGGATGTTGCCTTGTAACAATGGAAGGACTTTACCTTCAAAGTGGGAAAATGCTGAAAGGTGGATTCTTAGTCCAGGGGATAGTGGTGTGAAACAATCTGTCATGCATCCTCAAAGAAGACCGAAATCAAAGAGTGGTCCACTTGGTCCTCCTGGGGCTGCTTACAATTCTTTGTATTCGCCTTCGATGTACATCTTTGATGGGGGTAACATGGGGAATTTCATGGCTGGTTCTCCTTTTTCAGCCGGTATAATTTCAGCAAATGGTTTGGTAGCTCATTCTCGTAGCCATGGTGGTGGGTTTGCTGTTCGAACTGAGCCTTGCATGGCCCGTTCTGTTAGTGTGCATGGATGCTCTGAGGTCGTAAGTCCACCATCATTGCCTTCTCAAG ATGAAAATCTTGACATGGTCAAGGATGCAGCCACTGATATTTCTCGTACGGTTTCAAGAAGAGACATGGCAACCCAAATGAGCCCACAGGGTAGCACTTGCTCATCAACCAAAGAATCGGCTTCTTTCTCTCTCTCCACCCCGTCTCCTCTACCTATCATGGAACTGCAAAGCATCCATGCCTCTAAATCAGAAGTGAGAGATGTACAGATAGATGAAAGAGTCACCATGACTAGGTGGTCAAAGAAGCATAGAGCTGGAAACACTGCGAAGAGCTCAGAAATCGTTGATGATTGGAGAAAGAAAGCCGCTGACACTCGTACACCAACCTGGGATGTGACTGAGACAGCAAA ATACGAAAGAGAAGAAGCCAAAATCACTGCATGGGAGAATCTGCAGAAGGCAAAAGCTGAGGCAGCAATAAGGAAACTAGAG ATGAAGCTGGAAAAGAAGAGATCCTCGTCAATGGATAAGATAATGAATAAACTGAGATCAGCTCAGAGGAGAGCCCAAGAAATGAGAAGTTCGATGTTATCCAATCAGTCCCATCAAGTTACAAGGACCTCCCGTAAGGCTATACCGTTCCATGGAACCTCATTGACTGATTGCTTCACCTGCCTTACTTTCTAA
- the LOC107944685 gene encoding uncharacterized protein isoform X5, whose translation MAEQGFQEQSTIRSSYRARDASPDSVIFTPESNFSLFSSASASVDRCSFASDAHDHDSLASELSLHLAGHERGDQNESLSGPDSNTNKANAVLNHSRFSRKGEKVKVEKDENDTVHVKDENQLIDSARNSFSLATKASSPRLGTMKKSSVSTRKSGAFPSPGTPNYHHHNNLSAGMQKGSSSERVPLHNNGVKRQGNVAGMLPCNNGRTLPSKWENAERWILSPGDSGVKQSVMHPQRRPKSKSGPLGPPGAAYNSLYSPSMYIFDGGNMGNFMAGSPFSAGIISANGLVAHSRSHGGGFAVRTEPCMARSVSVHGCSEVVSPPSLPSQDADENLDMVKDAATDISRTVSRRDMATQMSPQGSTCSSTKESASFSLSTPSPLPIMELQSIHASKSEVRDVQIDERVTMTRWSKKHRAGNTAKSSEIVDDWRKKAADTRTPTWDVTETAKCVSTYEREEAKITAWENLQKAKAEAAIRKLEMKLEKKRSSSMDKIMNKLRSAQRRAQEMRSSMLSNQSHQVTRTSRKAIPFHGTSLTDCFTCLTF comes from the exons atggcgGAGCAAGGGTTTCAAGAACAAAGCACCATTAGATCAAGTTATAGAGCTCGGGATGCGAGTCCCGACTCAGTTATATTCACTCCGGAATCCAATTTCAGCCTCTTCTCTTCAGCTTCAGCTAGTGTCGATCGCTGTTCTTTCGCCTCCGATGCTCACGACCATGATTCTCTAGCTTCCGAACTCTCTTTA CATTTGGCAGGACATGAAAGAGGAGATCAAAATGAGAGTTTGAGTGGACCAGATTCAAATACAAACAAAGCTAACGCAGTCCTTAATCACAGTCGTTTCTCCAGAAAAGGAGAGAAAGTGAAAG TTGAAAAAGATGAAAACGATACAGTTCATGTAAAGGACGAAAATCAACTCATAGATTCAGCAAGAAACTCATTCTCTCTTGCTACTAAAG CTTCGTCTCCACGGTTGGGGACTATGAAGAAAAGCTCTGTTTCAACACGGAAATCGGGTGCCTTTCCTAGTCCCGGGACTCCCAATTATCATCATCACAATAACTTGAGTGCTGGGATGCAGAAGGGTTCGAGTTCTGAACGTGTACCATTGCACAACAATGGTGTAAAGAGGCAGGGGAATGTTGCTGGGATGTTGCCTTGTAACAATGGAAGGACTTTACCTTCAAAGTGGGAAAATGCTGAAAGGTGGATTCTTAGTCCAGGGGATAGTGGTGTGAAACAATCTGTCATGCATCCTCAAAGAAGACCGAAATCAAAGAGTGGTCCACTTGGTCCTCCTGGGGCTGCTTACAATTCTTTGTATTCGCCTTCGATGTACATCTTTGATGGGGGTAACATGGGGAATTTCATGGCTGGTTCTCCTTTTTCAGCCGGTATAATTTCAGCAAATGGTTTGGTAGCTCATTCTCGTAGCCATGGTGGTGGGTTTGCTGTTCGAACTGAGCCTTGCATGGCCCGTTCTGTTAGTGTGCATGGATGCTCTGAGGTCGTAAGTCCACCATCATTGCCTTCTCAAG ATGCAGATGAAAATCTTGACATGGTCAAGGATGCAGCCACTGATATTTCTCGTACGGTTTCAAGAAGAGACATGGCAACCCAAATGAGCCCACAGGGTAGCACTTGCTCATCAACCAAAGAATCGGCTTCTTTCTCTCTCTCCACCCCGTCTCCTCTACCTATCATGGAACTGCAAAGCATCCATGCCTCTAAATCAGAAGTGAGAGATGTACAGATAGATGAAAGAGTCACCATGACTAGGTGGTCAAAGAAGCATAGAGCTGGAAACACTGCGAAGAGCTCAGAAATCGTTGATGATTGGAGAAAGAAAGCCGCTGACACTCGTACACCAACCTGGGATGTGACTGAGACAGCAAAGTGCGTTTCTAC ATACGAAAGAGAAGAAGCCAAAATCACTGCATGGGAGAATCTGCAGAAGGCAAAAGCTGAGGCAGCAATAAGGAAACTAGAG ATGAAGCTGGAAAAGAAGAGATCCTCGTCAATGGATAAGATAATGAATAAACTGAGATCAGCTCAGAGGAGAGCCCAAGAAATGAGAAGTTCGATGTTATCCAATCAGTCCCATCAAGTTACAAGGACCTCCCGTAAGGCTATACCGTTCCATGGAACCTCATTGACTGATTGCTTCACCTGCCTTACTTTCTAA
- the LOC107944685 gene encoding uncharacterized protein isoform X7, which produces MAEQGFQEQSTIRSSYRARDASPDSVIFTPESNFSLFSSASASVDRCSFASDAHDHDSLASELSLHLAGHERGDQNESLSGPDSNTNKANAVLNHSRFSRKGEKVKVEKDENDTVHVKDENQLIDSARNSFSLATKASSPRLGTMKKSSVSTRKSGAFPSPGTPNYHHHNNLSAGMQKGSSSERVPLHNNGVKRQGNVAGMLPCNNGRTLPSKWENAERWILSPGDSGVKQSVMHPQRRPKSKSGPLGPPGAAYNSLYSPSMYIFDGGNMGNFMAGSPFSAGIISANGLVAHSRSHGGGFAVRTEPCMARSVSVHGCSEVVSPPSLPSQDADENLDMVKDAATDISRTVSRRDMATQMSPQGSTCSSTKESASFSLSTPSPLPIMELQSIHASKSEVRDVQIDERVTMTRWSKKHRAGNTAKSSEIVDDWRKKAADTRTPTWDVTETAKYEREEAKITAWENLQKAKAEAAIRKLEMKLEKKRSSSMDKIMNKLRSAQRRAQEMRSSMLSNQSHQVTRTSRKAIPFHGTSLTDCFTCLTF; this is translated from the exons atggcgGAGCAAGGGTTTCAAGAACAAAGCACCATTAGATCAAGTTATAGAGCTCGGGATGCGAGTCCCGACTCAGTTATATTCACTCCGGAATCCAATTTCAGCCTCTTCTCTTCAGCTTCAGCTAGTGTCGATCGCTGTTCTTTCGCCTCCGATGCTCACGACCATGATTCTCTAGCTTCCGAACTCTCTTTA CATTTGGCAGGACATGAAAGAGGAGATCAAAATGAGAGTTTGAGTGGACCAGATTCAAATACAAACAAAGCTAACGCAGTCCTTAATCACAGTCGTTTCTCCAGAAAAGGAGAGAAAGTGAAAG TTGAAAAAGATGAAAACGATACAGTTCATGTAAAGGACGAAAATCAACTCATAGATTCAGCAAGAAACTCATTCTCTCTTGCTACTAAAG CTTCGTCTCCACGGTTGGGGACTATGAAGAAAAGCTCTGTTTCAACACGGAAATCGGGTGCCTTTCCTAGTCCCGGGACTCCCAATTATCATCATCACAATAACTTGAGTGCTGGGATGCAGAAGGGTTCGAGTTCTGAACGTGTACCATTGCACAACAATGGTGTAAAGAGGCAGGGGAATGTTGCTGGGATGTTGCCTTGTAACAATGGAAGGACTTTACCTTCAAAGTGGGAAAATGCTGAAAGGTGGATTCTTAGTCCAGGGGATAGTGGTGTGAAACAATCTGTCATGCATCCTCAAAGAAGACCGAAATCAAAGAGTGGTCCACTTGGTCCTCCTGGGGCTGCTTACAATTCTTTGTATTCGCCTTCGATGTACATCTTTGATGGGGGTAACATGGGGAATTTCATGGCTGGTTCTCCTTTTTCAGCCGGTATAATTTCAGCAAATGGTTTGGTAGCTCATTCTCGTAGCCATGGTGGTGGGTTTGCTGTTCGAACTGAGCCTTGCATGGCCCGTTCTGTTAGTGTGCATGGATGCTCTGAGGTCGTAAGTCCACCATCATTGCCTTCTCAAG ATGCAGATGAAAATCTTGACATGGTCAAGGATGCAGCCACTGATATTTCTCGTACGGTTTCAAGAAGAGACATGGCAACCCAAATGAGCCCACAGGGTAGCACTTGCTCATCAACCAAAGAATCGGCTTCTTTCTCTCTCTCCACCCCGTCTCCTCTACCTATCATGGAACTGCAAAGCATCCATGCCTCTAAATCAGAAGTGAGAGATGTACAGATAGATGAAAGAGTCACCATGACTAGGTGGTCAAAGAAGCATAGAGCTGGAAACACTGCGAAGAGCTCAGAAATCGTTGATGATTGGAGAAAGAAAGCCGCTGACACTCGTACACCAACCTGGGATGTGACTGAGACAGCAAA ATACGAAAGAGAAGAAGCCAAAATCACTGCATGGGAGAATCTGCAGAAGGCAAAAGCTGAGGCAGCAATAAGGAAACTAGAG ATGAAGCTGGAAAAGAAGAGATCCTCGTCAATGGATAAGATAATGAATAAACTGAGATCAGCTCAGAGGAGAGCCCAAGAAATGAGAAGTTCGATGTTATCCAATCAGTCCCATCAAGTTACAAGGACCTCCCGTAAGGCTATACCGTTCCATGGAACCTCATTGACTGATTGCTTCACCTGCCTTACTTTCTAA
- the LOC107944685 gene encoding uncharacterized protein isoform X3 yields the protein MAEQGFQEQSTIRSSYRARDASPDSVIFTPESNFSLFSSASASVDRCSFASDAHDHDSLASELSLHLAGHERGDQNESLSGPDSNTNKANAVLNHSRFSRKGEKVKVEKDENDTVHVKDENQLIDSARNSFSLATKDCKDRKIRSEASRIPTSLDLNNVSASSPRLGTMKKSSVSTRKSGAFPSPGTPNYHHHNNLSAGMQKGSSSERVPLHNNGVKRQGNVAGMLPCNNGRTLPSKWENAERWILSPGDSGVKQSVMHPQRRPKSKSGPLGPPGAAYNSLYSPSMYIFDGGNMGNFMAGSPFSAGIISANGLVAHSRSHGGGFAVRTEPCMARSVSVHGCSEVVSPPSLPSQDADENLDMVKDAATDISRTVSRRDMATQMSPQGSTCSSTKESASFSLSTPSPLPIMELQSIHASKSEVRDVQIDERVTMTRWSKKHRAGNTAKSSEIVDDWRKKAADTRTPTWDVTETAKYEREEAKITAWENLQKAKAEAAIRKLEMKLEKKRSSSMDKIMNKLRSAQRRAQEMRSSMLSNQSHQVTRTSRKAIPFHGTSLTDCFTCLTF from the exons atggcgGAGCAAGGGTTTCAAGAACAAAGCACCATTAGATCAAGTTATAGAGCTCGGGATGCGAGTCCCGACTCAGTTATATTCACTCCGGAATCCAATTTCAGCCTCTTCTCTTCAGCTTCAGCTAGTGTCGATCGCTGTTCTTTCGCCTCCGATGCTCACGACCATGATTCTCTAGCTTCCGAACTCTCTTTA CATTTGGCAGGACATGAAAGAGGAGATCAAAATGAGAGTTTGAGTGGACCAGATTCAAATACAAACAAAGCTAACGCAGTCCTTAATCACAGTCGTTTCTCCAGAAAAGGAGAGAAAGTGAAAG TTGAAAAAGATGAAAACGATACAGTTCATGTAAAGGACGAAAATCAACTCATAGATTCAGCAAGAAACTCATTCTCTCTTGCTACTAAAG ATTGTAAGGATAGGAAGATTAGATCTGAAGCTTCACGAATACCCACTTCATTAGATCTAAATAATGTCTCAGCTTCGTCTCCACGGTTGGGGACTATGAAGAAAAGCTCTGTTTCAACACGGAAATCGGGTGCCTTTCCTAGTCCCGGGACTCCCAATTATCATCATCACAATAACTTGAGTGCTGGGATGCAGAAGGGTTCGAGTTCTGAACGTGTACCATTGCACAACAATGGTGTAAAGAGGCAGGGGAATGTTGCTGGGATGTTGCCTTGTAACAATGGAAGGACTTTACCTTCAAAGTGGGAAAATGCTGAAAGGTGGATTCTTAGTCCAGGGGATAGTGGTGTGAAACAATCTGTCATGCATCCTCAAAGAAGACCGAAATCAAAGAGTGGTCCACTTGGTCCTCCTGGGGCTGCTTACAATTCTTTGTATTCGCCTTCGATGTACATCTTTGATGGGGGTAACATGGGGAATTTCATGGCTGGTTCTCCTTTTTCAGCCGGTATAATTTCAGCAAATGGTTTGGTAGCTCATTCTCGTAGCCATGGTGGTGGGTTTGCTGTTCGAACTGAGCCTTGCATGGCCCGTTCTGTTAGTGTGCATGGATGCTCTGAGGTCGTAAGTCCACCATCATTGCCTTCTCAAG ATGCAGATGAAAATCTTGACATGGTCAAGGATGCAGCCACTGATATTTCTCGTACGGTTTCAAGAAGAGACATGGCAACCCAAATGAGCCCACAGGGTAGCACTTGCTCATCAACCAAAGAATCGGCTTCTTTCTCTCTCTCCACCCCGTCTCCTCTACCTATCATGGAACTGCAAAGCATCCATGCCTCTAAATCAGAAGTGAGAGATGTACAGATAGATGAAAGAGTCACCATGACTAGGTGGTCAAAGAAGCATAGAGCTGGAAACACTGCGAAGAGCTCAGAAATCGTTGATGATTGGAGAAAGAAAGCCGCTGACACTCGTACACCAACCTGGGATGTGACTGAGACAGCAAA ATACGAAAGAGAAGAAGCCAAAATCACTGCATGGGAGAATCTGCAGAAGGCAAAAGCTGAGGCAGCAATAAGGAAACTAGAG ATGAAGCTGGAAAAGAAGAGATCCTCGTCAATGGATAAGATAATGAATAAACTGAGATCAGCTCAGAGGAGAGCCCAAGAAATGAGAAGTTCGATGTTATCCAATCAGTCCCATCAAGTTACAAGGACCTCCCGTAAGGCTATACCGTTCCATGGAACCTCATTGACTGATTGCTTCACCTGCCTTACTTTCTAA